A region of Zeugodacus cucurbitae isolate PBARC_wt_2022May chromosome 5, idZeuCucr1.2, whole genome shotgun sequence DNA encodes the following proteins:
- the LOC105209983 gene encoding repetitive organellar protein isoform X1 codes for MDVRNWKKVLLHWVTECGFVAANYFSLEQTDIDEFYKNFRLNHNLLQKSETEGNVISFLKEQYSDYSPLLDAENTISSTEYIYAYSLFLHFSCVKCPETNFHDICKRLSVNNQRNIAAFFNELIDCQSINREKLRQAIAGTSLRSNNSPGTSDSHSSSNNSTNTTNNYSSSSFPRLDSPMRSSRYAPGNSSPRVVPPTPKSAMLEERTRELYNLRAQLETERYEKGLLEVQIKQNEEKMKKLNQDHKKLQQTIQDLKNDILTQNTTECSSPKNKDGEQLKRRLCREVAQKETEISKLNEVLGNLREEKNLVQEKLHFAEKQIVVCMDRITELDFKVDELTAELEQKDLAIQCLSENKHELEQFINETRSTGNNSRPDYLDASFSPITDGSSSSPENLARSVVDVQLREKEHENTELRDELYALKNNNKRLAELIRKFTIKHAQEYNIATRIGIMTAKAEEHKDITPGDCLDHLVEYVEQLGGYYKDEKGRVKALQVELQSKQRRNDELSRSMLEFEKEVGALKEQLEGVDNLNMELEQAKKRMQEKIIRCEQELVKINEQKFELVARLDTLANDYDTHKHKCAAQRQEQTAKIKNLENEISDYEKVNASIRKENEDLNDEVASLRKKIETLQQGMLNNTDEIRTLNDRIKNYQDELDAHDKTEKMLKEKYEKILVQHEDTKRDRRETADHLEAMQNKITVKEFEMGKLGVEIIEVRKKNDELETRIDTLLTEFKTEKHNYELAIHTRDERIHKITEERNTLEESMGKLKKENELLQKEFKEAKEELSAALKTFNALNALLCGDKSNTSVNLPKKLSDVLTNNKRLAEEKLELNKKLEQMSRNHNETVSKMEVVEQEMKHLITAKEEVEANYKTLLEQSDMKLKNAEDQLKIYEEDIGNLKDAFKQVTDEMQNALQSATEDHTVRLMELGVEHERVVNALKEELAATTEELSVKERNLKALMEESSVVTKKLEESIVRLEEVQNEQLQLGKASTEKLKALETQMEKVVKENKTLLQEIDTFKAEHSKVNGKVLEADSALNELNAQLLQEIDCKGELSAKLQASETRLFETEQKLESILKEKAHTISGLKTAYESQTAVLKRAENQVSTYEKANLKQTQQIATLQQNLQKATEEKERLSKDVASFTSQIQREQEEKSALLASLEQTADQLKLAVCEKDQQAKILEKSYDELNNQIRDANELVAKLQTDISAKEAQLQRLQEEQEHERDNWQTKLSEMMRMLAEQSVEQENNDSILEQIITVIANHSNSAAGDGEKPLIDEFIKLPTCEKDTQLGKLRCALNGLLHNNAQLHTQLDQTEQKRQGAVEVLEKANDKLNSQLLNRNAEITELQQQLIAERKQSALAEQLKQELSDLKAVNDKLKAQLVQLEHECSVVKEQYQNATSTLERLEQEKQELKNELQRANENVTCLIQGSDALRQEKDTLVEQLQELRLQLTQTSVQHSSTESMVKNILQNSTTLERKLDATENELKLLRVQLQTLETKKEELAAENMKLRETQEGYQKRIEKMAVKLGDTQARCSKSEHENEKLNESLNASKSSAEKLKREKSTLEADKQVLQERLAATERNQQQLLNKVHQLEQTKQTLEAEKKQLEASEADAKAKMTKLEKIRQMNEEKIRKLNYSLETTEASNVRLNHEIGAINSQLNELQHSISADNTAEQLKTALEERDQALERANDYETLANKLQADAEQLQEQNSNINDQLSKISLSLQISQEKCEKLSQQMCDLEMDMCALKEEKAQIENEHLNTCAKLKQYEIQNNNLLSEREEKVVVLEAQLEQIRKELGVKTEEITMLQTERDSLRCGNEEEDEEIEQLRKRLATAEKLVESEQQANTQLRVDNQILQAKYRDSKQRLQEQTEKAEERIKENRLEMEVKLDKMKNKMKTLYTDEVTKMKGKQDREISSLRGDMDVLKAQNEKYEEHIRKLSGQIMKTNDRILEYQKQNAILSTKLNKLQDAAEDAHFKRPSFATNSLPRSLSSAAANAPTSSNLAMEDEEGEIFNNTYLTDLQTGRMSMCRDVCAEELQYRNSLLPPHLKSTYAAQYDHGLAEDELKDGPNSLDDSMSALLSTTSGGGARKKLTGITNYKRPGPPTPSKHGGRLSLGGSSEPPREILREVNDYGGGSSAKTPVRFGFFASKFSMGHSNPKDEPKQLSDDLLKAVQRKNFQAMCLKSPDQICTSTPRKSKTHFDRRSLFKQFMAISSSSMLSLTVEKCPTASTHIENLKPTVPTLSLADVSAIRHAPASQTHLKMLEQQRVARKRRSSLLRLKIGRRMKNLPTSSPITTDTPSTGTPKTPLKVGRKSLKPLMEGVEQRHDDADTPTTGPTTSATTATATTTTASSGDALGRGSGVGGRHRRRSKRDRGPRLSLYASGGGHRTPSRNKLREQMRKKAHKQRRDNYNRGRAIPVEQRLQGGQQDNDSVRDSEDNHTIRLNATIVLAKKCEHPEEYDIPEYTSNYFSEILSGTQEFIEETSAEDRAIVSPNCHETNISPDYAYDTNLSQLALDEPTKMNHTGVDNSLTETSNNGMEESDTNSDDSDSSNLNTSLPVEHSLQDEPADQPSTLDEIEIFDARSKHFEQLAAETSSAAPFAVTNFAFDVVASPIRRRSMKNRHSITYTLVPKCATKLTLAANLELNSPQVLAVKALGESTQNACGKEAVITLADVLRLWSSIWVRLDQQLQLTITIAVFAPIIALIYLILSLYV; via the exons ATGGATGTGAGAAACTGGAAAAAAGTGCTGTTGCACTGG GTAACTGAATGCGGGTTTGTTGCCGCTAATTACTTTAGTTTGGAACAAACAGATATTgacgaattttataaaaattttcgctTAAATCACAATTTATTACAAAAGTCGGAAACTGAAGGCAATGTAATAAGTTTCTTAAAAG AACAATATTCCGATTATTCGCCTCTCCTGGACGCTGAAAATACTATCAGTTCAACAGAGTATATCTATGCATATTCTCTATTCTTACATTTTTCCTGTGTAAAATGTCCAGAAACAAATTTCCATGACATCTGCAAGCGGCTGTCGGTAAATAATCAACGAAACATTGCGGCATTCTTCAATGAGTTGATCGATTGTCAGTCCATAAATCGTGAAAAATTGCGACAAGCTATTGCTGGTACATCATTGAGAAGTAATAATTCCCCGGGTACAAGTGACAGTCACTCAAGCAGCAATAACTCCACTAATACCACTAACAATTATTCGTCATCATCTTTTCCACGCCTGGACTCGCCAATGCGATCGTCACGCTATGCGCCAGGCAATAGCAGTCCACGTGTTGTGCCGCCAACTCCAAAATCTGCTATGTTGGAGGAGCGTACACGAGAGCTTTATAATTTGCGT GCACAACTGGAGACAGAGCGTTACGAGAAGGGACTGCTGGAagtgcaaataaaacaaaatgaagaaaagatgaaaaaattaa ATCAAGATCATAAAAAGTTGCAACAAACAATTCAAGATTTAAAAAACGATATACTCACACAAAATACAACAGAATGCAGTTCGCCAAAAAATAAGGATGGAGAGCag CTAAAACGCCGTTTGTGCAGAGAGGTGGCGCAAAAGGAGACAGAAATATCAAAACTCAACGAGGTGCTAGGAAACCTCCGTGAAGAAAAGAATTTGGTTCAAGAGAAG ctTCATTTTGCCGAAAAACAAATAGTGGTTTGCATGGATCGTATTACAGAGCTGGACTTTAAAGTCGATGAGCTTACTGCTGAACTCGAG CAAAAAGATCTCGCCATACAATGTTTGAGTGAAAACAAGCACGAACTGGAACAGTTTATAAATGAGACACGCTCAACAGGGAATAATTCCCGCCCCGACTATTTGGATGCCTCATTTTCACCAATCACTGATGGCAGTTCAAGTAGTCCCGAAAACCTCGCACGCTCCGTGGTCGATGTGCAGTTGCGCGAGAAGGAACACGAAAATACTGAGCTACGCGATGAATTGTATGCGCTAAAGAACAATAATAAACGCTTGGCCGAATTGATACGAAAATTCACCATAAAACATGCACAGGAATACAATATTGCCACAAGAATTGGTATTATGACGGCCAAAGCGGAGGAACACAAAGACATCACACCGGGCGATTGTCTCGATCATTTGGTGGAATATGTCGAACAACTGGGCGGGTATTACAAAGACGAAAAGGGTCGCGTGAAAGCTTTACAAGTCGAGCTACAGTCCAAACAGCGGCGTAACGATGAACTCAGTCGCAGCATGTTGGAGTTCGAAAAGGAGGTAGGCGCTCTGAAGGAACAACTAGAAGGTGTGGACAATTTAAATATGGAGTTGGAGCAGGCAAAGAAACGTATGCAAGAGAAGATAATACGTTGCGAGcaggagttagttaaaattaacGAGCAGAAATTCGAGCTAGTCGCCAGGCTCGATACGCTGGCCAATGACTATGACACGCACAAGCATAAGTGTGCCGCACAGCGTCAAGAGCAGacggcaaaaattaaaaatttagagaATGAAATTTCAGACTATGAGAAAGTCAACGCTTCGATACGCAAGGAAAACGAAGACTTGAACGACGAAGTGGCATCGCTGCGCAAGAAGATCGAAACCTTACAACAAGGCATGCTCAACAATACGGATGAGATACGCACATTAAATGATCGTATCAAAAACTATCAGGATGAATTGGACGCACACGATAAAACCGAGAAAATGCTTAAGGAGAAGTATGAAAAGATACTCGTGCAACATGAAGACACCAAGCGCGACAGGCGTGAGACAGCCGACCACTTGGAGGCCATGCAGAATAAGATCACTGTGAAGGAGTTCGAAATGGGTAAACTGGGCGTGGAAATAATTGAGGTGCGTAAGAAGAACGATGAATTGGAGACACGCATTGACACGCTGTTGACGGAATTCAAAACCGAAAAACACAACTATGAATTAGCCATACACACGCGCGATGAACGCATACACAAAATCACGGAAGAACGTAATACGTTGGAGGAAAGCATGGGCAAGCTGAAAAAAGAGAATGAGCTGCTGCAAAAGGAGTTCAAAGAGGCCAAGGAAGAGCTGAGCGCGGCGCTCAAGACCTTCAATGCTTTAAATGCTTTATTGTGCGGCGACAAATCCAATACCTCCGTTAATCTGCCGAAAAAGCTTTCGGATGTGTTAACCAACAACAAACGCTTGGCAGAAGAGAAGCTCGAACTCAATAAGAAATTGGAGCAAATGAGCCGTAATCACAACGAAACAGTTTCGAAAATGGAAGTAGTGGAGCAGGAGATGAAGCATCTTATCACAGCCAAAGAGGAAGTGGAGGCCAACTACAAAACGCTACTGGAACAGAGTGACATGAAGCTGAAAAATGCCGAAGATCAACTGAAAATCTACGAGGAAGACATTGGCAATTTGAAAGACGCCTTCAAGCAGGTCACCGATGAGATGCAAAATGCGCTACAGAGCGCTACCGAAGATCACACGGTGCGTTTAATGGAACTCGGCGTTGAGCATGAGCGTGTTGTGAACGCGTTGAAGGAAGAGCTTGCTGCAACTACAGAAGAGTTAAGCGTGAAGGAGCGCAATCTGAAGGCGCTTATGGAAGAGAGTAGCGTAGTGACGAAGAAGCTGGAAGAGAGCATAGTACGTCTGGAAGAAGTACAAAACGAGCAGTTGCAACTTGGCAAAGCCAGCAccgaaaagcttaaagctttggaAACGCAAATGGAGAAGgtagtgaaggaaaataaaacaCTGCTGCAAGAAATCGACACATTCAAGGCTGAGCACAGCAAGGTCAATGGTAAAGTGCTCGAAGCCGACAGCGCACTAAACGAGTTGAATGCGCAGCTGCTACAAGAGATCGACTGCAAGGGTGAATTGAGCGCGAAACTGCAGGCAAGTGAAACGCGTTTGTTTGAAACCGAGCAAAAGCTCGAGAGCATACTCAAGGAGAAGGCGCACACCATAAGTGGTCTGAAAACCGCCTACGAGAGTCAAACAGCCGTGCTGAAACGCGCCGAAAACCAGGTGAGCACATATGAGAAAGCGAATCTGAAACAGACGCAACAAATTGCAACACTGCAACAAAATCTACAAAAGGCCACCGAAGAGAAGGAGCGTTTAAGCAAGGATGTCGCTTCGTTCACTTCACAAATACAGCGTGAGCAAGAGGAGAAATCCGCACTGTTAGCCTCGTTGGAGCAGACAGCCGATCAACTGAAGTTGGCGGTCTGTGAGAAGGATCAGCAAGCAAAGATATTGGAAAAGAGCTACGACGAACTCAATAATCAAATACGCGACGCCAATGAACTGGTCGCCAAACTACAAACTGATATCTCGGCGAAGGAGGCACAACTGCAGCGCTTGCAAGAGGAGCAAGAGCACGAGCGTGACAATTGGCAGACGAAGTTGTCGGAAATGATGCGCATGCTGGCCGAACAATCGGTGGAGCAGGAGAATAACGACAGCATTTTGGAGCAAATCATCACGGTGATAGCGAACCACAGCAACTCGGCGGCAGGCGATGGTGAGAAACCGCTCATCGATGAGTTCATAAAGTTGCCGACGTGTGAAAAGGACACGCAACTGGGTAAGCTGCGGTGCGCGCTCAATGGGCTGCTTCATAACAACGCACAGCTGCACACACAACTCGATCAGACCGAGCAGAAGCGGCAGGGCGCCGTGGAGGTGCTGGAGAAAGCGAATGACAAGTTGAACAGCCAACTGCTCAACCGCAATGCCGAAATCACGGAGTTGCAACAGCAACTAATTGCCGAGCGCAAGCAAAGCGCATTGGCGGAACAGTTGAAGCAGGAACTGAGCGATTTGAAAGCTGTCAACGATAAGCTGAAAGCGCAGTTGGTGCAGCTGGAGCATGAGTGCAGCGTCGTTAAAGAGCAATACCAGAACGCCACAAGTACATTGGAACGCCTAGAGCAAGAGAAACAAGAGCTCAAAAACGAACTGCAACGCGCCAATGAGAATGTCACATGCCTCATACAAGGCAGCGATGCTTTGCGGCAGGAGAAAGATACGCTCGTCGAACAGCTGCAAGAGCTGCGTTTACAGCTCACACAAACCAGCGTGCAACACAGTTCCACCGAGTCGATGGTGAAGAACATTTTGCAGAATTCCACCACGCTGGAACGCAAGCTCGATGCCACAGAGAATGAGTTGAAATTACTGCGTGTGCAGCTGCAAACGCTGGAGACCAAGAAGGAAGAATTGGCCGCTGAGAATATGAAGTTGCGTGAAACGCAAGAGGGTTACCAGAAACGCATTGAGAAAATGGCCGTAAAGTTGGGCGACACGCAAGCGCGTTGCTCGAAGAGTGAACACGAAAACGAAAAGCTCAACGAGTCGCTGAATGCCTCAAAGAGCAGCGCTGAGAAGTTGAAACGCGAAAAGAGCACGCTAGAAGCCGATAAACAAGTGCTACAGGAGCGCTTAGCCGCCACCGAACGCAATCAACAACAGTTACTCAACAAGGTGCACCAACTGGAGCAAACGAAACAAACACTGGAGGCGGAGAAAAAACAGTTAGAAGCCTCTGAGGCAGATGCTAAAGCCAAAATGACAAAGCTCGAGAAAATACGTCAAATGAATGAGGAAAAAATACGAAAGCTCAACTATTCATTAGAGACGACCGAAGCGAGCAATGTGCGTTTGAACCACGAAATCGGTGCCATCAATTCGCAACTCAACGAACTGCAGCACTCCATTAGTGCAGACAACACCGCCGAGCAACTGAAGACAGCCCTTGAGGAACGCGATCAAGCGCTGGAACGTGCCAACGATTACGAAACACTTGCCAATAAGCTACAAGCCGATGCCGAGCAATTGCAAGAGCAAAACTCGAATATCAACGATCAGCTCTCGAAAATCTCGCTATCCCTACAGATATCACAAGAGAAATGCGaaaaactctcgcaacaaatgtgcGACCTCGAGATGGATATGTGCGCGCTGAAGGAGGAGAAGGCGCAAATTGAAAACGAACACCTGAACACCTGTGCCAAGTTGAAGCAAtacgaaatacaaaataataatttgctcTCGGAACGCGAAGAGAAAGTCGTCGTGCTCGAAGCGCAACTGGAGCAAATCCGCAAGGAGTTGGGCGTCAAAACCGAAGAGATTACAATGCTGCAAACGGAGCGCGACAGCTTGCGTTGTGGCAATGAGGAAGAAGACGAGGAGATTGAGCAATTGCGTAAACGTCTCGCCACTGCCGAGAAGCTAGTCGAGTCGGAGCAGCAGGCCAACACACAGCTGCGTGTGGACAACCAAATTTTACAAGCCAAATATCGCGATTCCAAGCAACGGCTGCAGGAACAAACTGAAAAGGCGGAGGAGCGTATCAAAGAGAATCGCTTAGAGATGGAGGTTAAGTTGGATAAAATGAAGAATAAAATG AAAACATTATATACCGACGAAGTGACGAAAATGAAAGGCAAACAAGATCGCGAAATCAGCAGCTTGCGCGGCGATATGGACGTACTTAAGGCACAG AATGAAAAGTACGAGGAACACATACGTAAGCTATCCGGTCAAATCATGAAGACGAACGATCGCATATTGGAGTATCAAAAGCAAAATGCCATATTATCgaccaaattgaataaattacaaGATGCCGCCGAGGATGCACACTTCAAACGTCCCAGTTTTGCGACAAATTCATTGCCCCGTTCATTGTCGTCGGCTGCCGCGAATGCGCCGACCAGTTCCAATTTGGCAATGGAGGATGAGGAGggtgaaattttcaataatacgTACCTGACCGATTTACAAACGGGCCGCATGTCGATGTGCCGTGATGTTTG CGCCGAGGAGTTACAATATCGAAATTCCTTATTGCCACCGCACCTGAAAAGCACCTATGCTGCACAATACGATCATGGCTTAGCCGAAGATGAATTGAAA GACGGCCCCAATAGTTTGGATGACAGCATGAGCGCTTTGCTGAGCACAACAAGCGGCGGTGGTGCGCGCAAGAAACTCACCGGCATCACGAATTATAAGCGTCCCGGCCCGCCGACGCCGAGCAAACACGGCGGTCGGTTGTCGTTGGGCGGCAGTTCGGAGCCGCCGCGCGAAATACTCCGAGAAGTGAATGATTATGGCGGCGGCAGCTCGGCGAAAACGCCAGTACGTTTTGGCTTTTTCGCTTCGAAATTCAGTATGGGCCATAGCAATCCAAAGGATGAG CCTAAACAATTGTCCGATGATCTTCTGAAGGCTGTGCAAAGGAAAAACTTCCAAGCCATGTGCTTGAAGAGTCCCGACCAAATTTGCACATCAACGCCACGCAAGAGCAAAACACATTTCGATCGTCGTAGTCTATTCAAACAATTCATGGCGATATCCAGTTCGTCAATGCTCTCGTTAACCGTCGAGAAGTGCCCGACAGCTTCAACgcatattgaaaatttgaaacccaCAGTGCCAACACTATCCTTAGCCGATGTATCGGCCATCCGTCATGCGCCTGCGTCGCAAACGCATTTGAAAATGTTGGAACAACAACGTGTCGCACGCAAGCGACGCAGTTCGCTGTTGCGTCTGAAAATCGGACGTAGAATGAAAAATTTGCCAACAAGCAGTCCGATAACAACGGACACACCATCCACCGGTACGCCAAAGACACCGTTAAAAGTGGGAAGAAAGTCGTTAAAACCATTGATGGAAGGTGTTGAACAGCGACACGATGACGCTGACACGCCCACCACCGGCCCAACAACGTCGGCGACTACGGCGACCGCCACCACGACGACTGCCAGTTCTGGTGATGCGCTGGGGCGCGGCAGCGGTGTTGGCGGACGCCATCGTCGTCGTTCGAAGCGTGATCGCGGACCACGCCTATCGTTGTACGCCAGTGGCGGAGGACATCGTACACCGAGTCGCAATAAGTTGCGCGAACAAATGCGCAAGAAGGCGCACAAGCAACGACGCGACAATTACAATCGCGGACGCGCAATACCAGTCGAACAGCGGCTGCAAGGCGGCCAACAGGATAATGATAGTGTGCGCGACAGTGAGGATAATCACACGATCCGGCTGAATGCCACCATAGTGCTGGCGAAGAAATGCGAACATCCCGAAGAGTATGATATACCAGAGTATACATCGAattatttcagtgaaattttgTCCGGTACACAGGAATTTATTGAAGAGACTAGCGCTGAGGACAGAGCAATCGTTTCGCCGAATTGTCATGAGACCAATATTTCGCCAGACTACGCCTACGACACGAATCTGTCGCAACTAGCGTTGGATGAGCCAACCAAAATGAATCATACGGGCGTAGATAATAGTTTAACGGAAACTTCGAATAACGGTATGGAGGAAAGTGATACGAATAGCGATGACAGCGATTCGTCCAACTTAAACACTTCGCTGCCTGTGGAGCATAGCCTTCAAGACGAGCCGGCCGATCAACCATCAACGCTtgatgaaatcgaaattttcgatGCGCGCTCCAAACATTTCGAACAGCTGGCGGCAGAGACTTCATCGGCCGCACCGTTCGCTGTAACCAACTTTGCATTCGATGTTGTGGCCTCGCCAATAAGAAGGCGCTCGATGAAGAATAGACATTCAATTACTTACACGCTCGTGCCGAAGTGCGCTACGAAGTTGACGCTCGCGGCGAATTTAGAGCTCAATTCGCCGCAAGTGTTGGCTGTGAAAGCGCTCGGCGAAAGTACGCAAAATGCTTGTGGCAAAGAGGCGGTGATTACGCTAGCGGATGTGTTGCGTTTGTGGTCTAGCATTTGGGTGCGCTTGGATCAGCAACTGCAGTTAACCATCACTATAGCGGTCTTTGCACCGATAATCGCTTTAATCTATCTGATCCTATCGTTGTATGTGTGA